Proteins co-encoded in one Setaria viridis chromosome 9, Setaria_viridis_v4.0, whole genome shotgun sequence genomic window:
- the LOC117839142 gene encoding disease resistance protein At4g27190, translating into MVYYSCFSYPKPPTNFPTVQLSGLADTGELISFQEMLGLLVRPDVGVVVIEGIGGSGKTWAAKAAYQAAMTSNIFNAYIWVSLSISCSLRQCINKIAASLSCGVRDNLSVERAKTIINEYLTQRKFLLVLDNAYFTEESILESLGVPHPQRQNLGSKVFVTTRTTRTRGVMDPDRLIIPQPLTSEESRDLLHEKIGRHTNFAHDLFSNFYGVPLLIILLAGVLCDAPTQDVFSELIANMLVSLGTWVSVFHKMQRMVEFGYHQLPSDNARHCLLYCLLFPEEQGIPVKELIRHWIMDGLLQEFFSFDEANHIGKEILDVLIKHGMVYLEDNDHVRMHDVIRETVSKFGKDKDYKEQLDWYFENSSITKLEHLAKSSNRVSLMYTEMECLRGSPRCLFLSSLLLRGNYLLKAISEEFFCHMGALGILDLSFTRIKVLPPSISCLAKLRMLLLIGCDHLEEIQHIGSLVQLEVLDASGCVSLKSIDPRSFDHMVLLRILDLSKTPITSLTSIPAHMAVCHLNLPGCSFFGSDSALPYGMSKSGAVQNLQLGNIENLTDWMGMLWLPCGLIFQLSGRFGMKVSSGVDRHRKTYVYASDAYFFNCLEKYSPLWFNCFQKFQIIISPLMDDQTMDMDAQVTGTDFIFQNSCIRTTHFTHSIDLNRYVQINDTDGVPTDLDSILYHAELISLNRLTVTTQFSDLNIKSMKAARELWIENIDQLESLLLADEVRALSAVGNLHNLWISNMENLSSFCKGVEDVTSFGCLKRLVLDCCPNLLYLFPSELRFPNLEMLHIRFCDTLERVFDCSVLGQDAVPRLQSLQLWELPELTCVCGGVLPSLKNLKVRGCVKLRKIPVGVNENSPLVITNGERLWWDNLIWDDESIKRWVLFRGWGPLLPQFATEG; encoded by the coding sequence atgGTGTACTATAGTTGCTTTTCGTACCCAAAGCCGCCAACGAATTTTCCTACCGTGCAACTTAGTGGACTTGCAGACACGGGAGAGTTAATTTCATTTCAAGAGATGCTCGGACTGCTTGTTCGTCCAGATGTTGGAGTAGTTGTCATCGAAGGAATTGGTGGCTCTGGAAAGACATGGGCTGCAAAGGCTGCATACCAGGCAGCAATGACCTCGAACATATTCAATGCATATATCTGGGTTTCACTGTCAATAAGTTGTAGCTTGAGACAGTGTATCAATAAGATTGCAGCATCTCTTTCGTGTGGGGTCAGGGACAATTTGTCTGTAGAAAGAGCTAAGACCATAATCAATGAATATCTCACACAACGGAAGTTCCTACTAGTTCTTGATAATGCTTATTTCACTGAAGAAAGTATCTTAGAGTCCTTGGGAGTTCCTCATCCTCAACGACAAAATCTCGGCTCAAAAGTCTTTGTGACTACAAGAACTACAAGGACACGGGGTGTCATGGACCCAGATAGACTTATAATACCACAGCCTCTCACTTCTGAGGAGTCACGCGACCTACTGCATGAGAAAATTGGAAGGCACACCAATTTTGCACATGACTTGTTCAGCAATTTCTATGGCGTCCCACTCCTAATCATTTTATTAGCTGGGGTATTGTGTGATGCACCAACTCAAGATGTGTTTAGTGAGTTGATCGCAAACATGCTTGTTTCTCTAGGAACCTGGGTATCAGTTTTCCACAAAATGCAGCGCATGGTAGAATTTGGATATCATCAGCTTCCTAGTGATAATGCACGGCACTGCTTGCTCTACTGCTTACTCTTCCCAGAGGAACAAGGAATTCCAGTCAAAGAGTTAATCCGGCACTGGATAATGGATGGTCTGCTCCAAGAATTTTTTTCGTTTGATGAGGCTAACCATATTGGCAAGGAAATTCTCGATGTTCTCATAAAGCACGGTATGGTATATTTGGAGGATAATGATCATGTACGCATGCATGATGTCATCAGGGAAACTGTGTCAAAATTTGGGAAGGACAAGGATTACAAAGAGCAACTTGACTGGTATTTTGAGAATTCTAGTATTACCAAACTAGAGCATCTTGCCAAGTCTAGCAACAGAGTTTCATTAATGTATACTGAAATGGAATGCCTTCGTGGAAGCCCACGTTGCTTATTTCTTTCATCTCTACTTTTAAGAGGAAACTATCTTTTGAAAGCTATTTCAGAGGAATTTTTTTGCCATATGGGAGCACTAGGGATACTAGACCTGTCATTTACTCGAATCAAAGTGCTGCCACCTTCCATCTCCTGTTTGGCTAAGCTGAGAATGTTATTGCTGATTGGATGTGATCATTTGGAGGAAATTCAACACATAGGCTCATTGGTGCAACTCGAGGTACTGGATGCATCAGGTTGTGTTTCCCTGAAAAGTATAGATCCCAGGTCATTTGACCATATGGTGTTGCTCAGGATCCTTGACCTTTCTAAAACTCCCATCACTTCGTTGACCTCGATTCCAGCACATATGGCGGTTTGCCACCTGAATCTCCCGGGTTGCTCATTTTTTGGTTCTGACTCTGCCCTCCCTTATGGGATGTCAAAAAGTGGTGCTGTTCAGAACTTGCAGCTAGGAAACATTGAGAATTTAACAGATTGGATGGGCATGCTATGGTTGCCTTGTGGACTGATTTTCCAGCTGTCTGGTAGGTTTGGCATGAAAGTATCATCTGGTGTTGACCGGCATAGGAAAACATATGTTTATGCAAGTGATGCCTATTTCTTTAACTGCTTGGAAAAATATTCTCCATTATGGTTTAACTGCTTTCAAAAGTTTCAAATCATCATTTCCCCTTTGATGGATGACCAAACCATGGACATGGATGCCCAAGTAACTGGGACTGATTTCATCTTTCAAAATTCCTGCATTAGAACAACGCATTTCACGCATTCCATTGATCTCAATAGATACGTTCAGATAAATGATACTGATGGTGTTCCTACTGATCTAGACAGCATTCTTTATCATGCCGAGTTGATATCATTAAATAGGTTAACAGTGACCACCCAATTTTCTGATCTGAATATTAAAAGTATGAAAGCAGCAAGAGAACTCTGGATAGAGAATATTGACCAGTTGGAGAGTCTTCTGTTAGCAGACGAAGTCCGGGCATTGTCTGCAGTGGGCAATTTGCACAACCTATGGATCTCCAACATGGAAAATTTGTCATCCTTCTGCAAAGGGGTGGAAGATGTGACTAGTTTCGGTTGTCTGAAGCGTCTGGTCCTTGATTGTTGCCCAAATCTCTTATACCTCTTTCCTTCAGAACTACGCTTTCCGAATCTTGAAATGTTGCATATCAGGTTTTGTGACACTTTGGAGAGGGTGTTTGACTGCTCGGTATTGGGGCAGGATGCTGTTCCAAGGTTGCAGTCGCTGCAACTGTGGGAGCTTCCTGAGCTAACATGTGTGTGTGGCGGAGTCTTGCCATCTCTAAAGAACCTCAAGGTGAGAGGCTGTGTAAAACTGCGGAAAATCCCTGTTGGTGTGAATGAAAACAGCCCGCTCGTCATTACGAACGGGGAAAGGCTGTGGTGGGACAATTTAATATGGGATGACGAAAGCATTAAGCGGTGGGTGCTGTTCAGAGGATGGGGGCCCTTGCTACCTCAGTTTGCAACTGAAGGATGA
- the LOC117838016 gene encoding probable disease resistance protein At5g45440 yields MAVEVVQFLVRKFVDSLTEEAVVAAELPFSAQFHDMRGELEKAAVSPANADELRECLYELNDLLAECRMLTNRPNRRRFFTQPDAWRFSKTKKRVAAVRRRVLQCVGNNSDGNAAASEEDGAAVTAGLDRWTTSWLERSRIHGFDQQLTELESMAFRDCGAGRLNGVGIFGMGGSGKTALAQLLFSSPRARGRFFPRIWMCMSRTACAGADRRKEVLQGILMALGNEEDAILSMDGSNSLAELVVAVHEQLKRKRYLIVFDDVWHVNRWYADVVGGHQAPQRADDWSERLAFGLPKDRGGLVIVTSRLEQAAEAMVGKSCLHRVRPLTDTESCWAIFMDALSQEKGTVDLATVNSMKQEILQTCGGLPLAAKTMGDILARSSFSSPASTSTSQELIHQE; encoded by the coding sequence ATGGCAGTTGAGGTCGTTCAGTTCCTGGTCAGGAAGTTCGTGGATAGCCTcacggaggaggcggtggtggccgcgGAGCTCCCTTTCAGCGCCCAATTCCACGACATGAGGGGCGAGCTGGAGAAGGCGGCCGTCTCTCCCGCCAACGCCGATGAGCTCCGGGAGTGCCTCTACGAACTCAACGACTTGCTCGCCGAGTGCCGCATGCTCACCAACCGCCCGAACCGGCGGAGGTTCTTCACCCAGCCCGACGCATGGCGGTTCTCCAAGACCAAGAAGAGGGTGGCCGCGGTCAGGCGCAGAGTCCTCCAGTGCGTCGGCAACAACTCCGACGGCAACGCTGCGGCgtcggaggaggacggcgccgccgtcaccgcgGGGTTGGACCGCTGGACGACGTCTTGGCTCGAGCGTAGCAGGATCCACGGCTTCGACCAGCAGCTCACGGAGCTGGAGTCCATGGCGTTCAGGGACTGCGGCGCGGGGAGGCTTAACGGCGTTGGCATCTTCGGCATGGGCGGCAGCGGCAAGACCGCGCTCGCGCAGCTCCTGTTCAGCAGCCCGCGCGCTCGAGGCCGCTTCTTCCCCAGGATATGGATGTGCATGTCCCGCACCGCCTGCGCCGGAGCAGACAGGCGCAAGGAAGTTTTGCAGGGCATCCTCATGGCTCTTGGAAACGAGGAGGATGCCATCCTGTCCATGGACGGCAGCAATAGCCTGGCAGAGCTGGTGGTCGCCGTCCACGAACAGCTCAAGAGGAAGAGGTATCTCATAGTGTTCGACGACGTGTGGCACGTCAACCGCTGGTACGCCGACGTTGTTGGCGGCCACCAAGCCCCGCAGAGAGCCGATGACTGGTCGGAACGTTTGGCGTTCGGGCTGCCCAAAGATAGAGGCGGTCTGGTGATCGTCACCAGCCGGCTGGAGCAGGCGGCAGAGGCGATGGTGGGGAAGAGCTGTTTGCACCGTGTGCGGCCATTGACGGACACCGAGAGCTGCTGGGCAATTTTCATGGATGCCCTCTCCCAGGAGAAAGGGACGGTCGACCTCGCCACTGTTAACAGCATGAAACAGGAGATCCTTCAGACCTGCGGCGGGCTCCCGTTGGCGGCCAAGACAATGGGAGACATCTTGGCAAGAAGCAGCTTCTCGTCGCCAGCATCAACATCTacgagccaggaactcattcaTCAAGAGTGA
- the LOC117838014 gene encoding disease resistance RPP13-like protein 4 encodes MSQERTLEEVISPFLVQLEKARVVPLDLDDDSSHSDITLLFENIKKEACEVKSILQRVSKWENEIIDDFGGIARHLDEIIEEDSQLDSIRSKLQIVNTEMSKLKDRMQLPLHVPVIKPAAPTTLPSSVPSKWVHAKVSEQWKRLEIERKILESSTMSNLQLSYDNLDLQLKLCLLCFSIFPDNSIISKRAMIHWWIGEGLVAATRSQTAEDVGKECFEKLIAREMIEPVYQKRSCGVNQCKLHPWIRRMLITVAKQARFFEFDSDGNATWDFSATHRACLVEEHQLEIDLASLRNPSLRNLLTIFNVNERYLQFEKSWFLDLRKIAVLQLGRWHNSYRHHIEVDSTEFLERLQSSNQLKYLCLRGISRITELPASIGGLSNLRILDLHSCHNLERLTASITSLQMLTHLDVSECYLLEGMPRGISLLTELQVLKGFVIGGSTGNYNCRVAELARLDKLKKLSVYIGSKVTVIEDELIELENIKGLRVLKITWAVSLSKKERVHQTYDSTSLLTSLSLPLNLEKLDLRCFPGEKIPDWLSPSKLLRLKRLYFTGGMLNTFGEKNMSEVWNIEMYEAEIFPL; translated from the exons ATGTCGCAGGAGCGGACATTGGAGGAAGTCATTTCTCCATTTTTAGTGCAACTGGAAAAGGCAAGAGTTGTTCCTTTGGATTTAGATGACGATAGTTCACATTCAGACATTACACTTCTGTTTGAAAATATCAAGAAAGAAGCATGTGAAGTGAAGAGCATACTGCAGAGAGTGTCTAAATGGGAAAATGAGATTATTGATGACTTTGGGGGAATAGCTCGACATTTGGATGAAATCATAGAAGAAGACAGCCAGCTTGATTCAATACGTTCCAAGCTTCAAATTGTCAACACTGAAATGTCCAAGTTAAAAGATCGAATGCAACTTCCTCTCCATGTTCCTGTGATTAAGCCAGCAGCTCCCACAACCTTGCCTTCATCAGTACCGTCTAAATGGGTTCATGCAAAAGTTTCGGAGCAGTGGAAAAGACTAGAGATTGAGAGGAAAATTCTTGAGAGCTCAACCATGTCTAATTTGCAGCTTAGCTATGATAATCTTGATTTGCAGCTGAAGCTGTGCTTGTTATGTTTCTCTATCTTCCCAGATAATTCCATCATCAGCAAGAGGGCCATGATCCATTGGTGGATTGGCGAGGGGTTAGTAGCAGCCACAAGAAGTCAGACAGCCGAAGATGTCGGGAAGGAGTGCTTTGAGAAGCTGATTGCTCGAGAGATGATTGAACCGGTGTATCAGAAACGCAGCTGTGGTGTCAACCAATGCAAGTTGCACCCTTGGATTCGACGTATGTTGATTACTGTTGCAAAACAAGCACGTTTTTTTGAATTTGATTCGGATGGCAATGCAACATGGGATTTTTCAGCTACTCACCGTGCCTGTCTAGTTGAAGAGCACCAACTGGAAATAGATCTGGCATCACTCAGAAACCCATCACTCAGAAACCTTCTGACAATATTTAATGTGAATGAGCGATACCTCCAATTTGAGAAGAGTTGGTTCTTGGATTTGAGGAAGATTGCGGTTCTCCAACTAGGAAGATGGCACAACTCATATCGACACCATATTGAAGTCGACAGTACTGAATTTTTGGAAAGACTCCAATCATCCAATCAATTGAAATATCTTTGTCTGAGAGGCATCTCTAGAATCACTGAACTTCCTGCTTCCATTGGTGGACTCTCAAATCTCAGGATCTTGGATCTTCATTCTTGTCATAACCTTGAGAGGCTGACTGCAAGCATCACGTCTCTTCAGATGCTCACCCACCTTGATGTGTCAGAGTGTTACTTGCTGGAAGGCATGCCGAGGGGTATTAGCTTGCTTACTGAACTTCAAGTGCTCAAAGGGTTTGTCATTGGTGGTTCCACTGGTAATTACAATTGTCGGGTAGCAGAGTTGGCCAGGCTGGACAAATTGAAGAAGCTGAGTGTATATATTGGAAGCAAAGTTACAGTGATAGAAGACGAATTGATTGAGCTTGAGAACATCAAAGGCCTTCGTGTGCTGAAAATTACATGGGCTGTATCACTTTCAAAGAAGGAGCGAGTTCATCAAACTTATGATTCAACATCATTGCTAACTTCACTTTCCCTACCTCTAAATCTTGAAAAGTTAGACCTGCGCTGCTTCCCTGGAGAGAAGATACCAGATTGGTTAAGTCCAAGTAAGCTGTTGCGACTGAAGAGACTCTACTTCACCGGAGGAATGCTAAATACCTTTGGCGAAAAAAACATGTCGGAGGTGTGGAACATTGAG ATGTATGAAGCTGAAATCTTTCCCTTGTGA
- the LOC117838013 gene encoding uncharacterized protein encodes MEMNGTHIVSAESMLAVWNEWEIRMLVLTSLALQVFLLFFAGIRKRNVSAVLSLLLWLAYLLADSIAIYALGYLSQTRVPKGVDPESFKRTHRIQAFWAPFLLLHLGGQDTITAFSTEDNELWKRHLLSLLTQVALAMYVFTKSHPGAGILAPAVFMFLSGIVKYGERTWALKCASMDNLRSGMVTTPDPGPNYAKFMEEYRFTREAGLQVEIVIEQERRAEAAAVTVGVAEESVPYTTVITDASRFFVIFKRLFVNLILSFLERTRSQATFLRLTPEQAYKIIEIELSLMYDTLHSKAAVIHTWYGRLFRCLTLLSTSTACLLFNVHHKGKHQSYNSIDVCITNILFGGALCLEVYAIGMMLISYWTYAALQSCNFRFLSNMIFRSIQYFRPESRAKWSNLMAQHNLISFCLLDKPIMLTKVLSVLGLKARWDSWMYIRHIDVSHELKILVFRELKDKTVSIVDAESYRKFSNHRGQWALQCKGYYKELGWSVEVEFDESILLWHIATDLCFHSDDDNDAAKIAQYVEISRAISNYMLFLLVARPFMLTAGIGQIRFGDTCAEAKNFFERAEMARPDAGAAARMVLDVNAEIAPRDVKGDRSKSALFDACRLAKSLLELQPHKRWRVIRVVWVEMLCYAANKCRSNFHAKQLSGGGELLTVVWFLMAHLGVGEQYRIEAGHARAKLIVEKN; translated from the exons ATGGAGATGAACGGGACGCACATCGTGTCCGCGGAGAGCATGCTGGCAGTGTGGAACGAGTGGGAGATCCGCATGCTCGTGCTCACCAGCCTCGCCCTCCAGgtgttcctcctcttcttcgccggCATCCGCAAGCGCAACGTCTCAGCCGTGCTGAGCCTGCTCCTGTGGCTCGCCTACCTGCTCGCGGACTCCATCGCCATCTACGCCCTCGGGTACCTCTCCCAGACGCGCGTGCCCAAGGGCGTCGACCCAGAGTCCTTCAAGCGCACCCACCGCATCCAGGCCTTCTGGGCgccgttcctcctcctccacctcggcgGCCAGGACACCATCACCGCCTTCTCCACCGAGGACAACGAGCTCTGGAAGCGCCACCTGCTCAGCCTGCTCACCCAG GTTGCCCTGGCCATGTATGTCTTCACCAAGTCGCACCCCGGCGCCGGTATCCTAGCCCCAGCCGTGTTCATGTTCTTGAGTGGTATCGTCAAGTACGGCGAGAGGACATGGGCGCTCAAGTGCGCGAGCATGGACAACCTGCGGAGCGGCATGGTCACGACACCGGACCCGGGCCCTAACTATGCCAAGTTCATGGAGGAGTACCGGTTCACGCGCGAAGCCGGGCTCCAGGTGGAAATTGTCATCGAGCAGGAGCGGCGTGCGGAGGCCGCTGCCGTGACCGTGGGCGTCGCCGAGGAGAGCGTGCCGTACACGACGGTCATCACCGACGCGAGCCGCTTCTTCGTCATCTTCAAGCGGCTCTTCGTCAACCTCATCCTCAGCTTCCTGGAGCGCACCCGGAGTCAGGCCACGTTCCTGCGGCTCACGCCGGAGCAGGCGTACAAGATCATCGAGATCGAGCTGTCGCTCATGTATGACACCCTGCATTCCAAGGCCGCGGTGATTCACACCTGGTACGGCCGCCTGTTCCGGTGTCTGACGCTCCTCTCGACGTCGACGGCGTGCCTCCTCTTCAACGTGCACCACAAGGGTAAACACCAATCGTACAACAGCATCGATGTCTGCATCACGAACATCTTGTTTGGAGGAGCTCTTTGCTTAGAGGTGTATGCCATAGGAATGATGCTCATATCCTACTGGACATACGCCGCTCTGCAAAGCTGCAACTTCCGTTTCCTGAGCAATATGATCTTCCGAAGCATTCAGTATTTCCGCCCGGAAAGCCGGGCGAAGTGGTCCAATCTGATGGCCCAACACAATCTCATCAGCTTCTGCCTCCTGGACAAACCAATCATGCTCACCAAGGTCTTGAGCGTCCTCGGGCTCAAAGCACGCTGGGACAGTTGGATGTACATCCGGCACATCGACGTGTCGCACGAGTTGAAGATCTTGGTGTTCAGGGAGCTCAAGGATAAGACGGTGAGCATCGTGGACGCCGAGAGCTACCGCAAGTTCAGCAACCACCGGGGACAGTGGGCGCTGCAGTGCAAGGGCTACTACAAGGAGCTCGGCTGGAGCGTGGAGGTGGAGTTCGACGAGAGCATACTCCTCTGGCACATTGCCACGGACCTCTGCTTCCACTCCGACGATGACAACGACGCCGCCAAGATCGCTCAGTACGTCGAGATCAGCCGGGCGATATCAAACTACATGCTGTTCCTGCTCGTGGCGCGGCCCTTCATGCTGACGGCGGGCATCGGGCAGATCCGATTCGGCGACACCTGCGCGGAGGCCAAGAACTTCTTCGAGCGGGCCGAGATGGCGCGCCCGGACGCGGGAGCCGCGGCGAGGATGGTGCTGGACGTGAACGCCGAGATCGCGCCGAGGGACGTGAAGGGGGACCGGAGCAAGTCGGCGCTGTTCGACGCGTGCCGGCTGGCCAAGTCGCTGCTGGAGCTGCAGCCGCACAAGCGGTGGCGCGTCATCCGCGTGGTGTGGGTGGAGATGCTCTGCTACGCGGCGAACAAGTGCCGGAGCAACTTCCACGCCAAGCagctgagcggcggcggcgagctgctcACGGTCGTTTGGTTCTTGATGGCGCACCTGGGGGTGGGGGAGCAGTACAGGATTGAGGCTGGGCATGCCAGGGCGAAACTGATTGTAGAAAAGAATTGA